From Candidatus Dormiibacterota bacterium, the proteins below share one genomic window:
- a CDS encoding DUF3102 domain-containing protein, translating into MFDPAILPIVLPLDTLEEITADIQSLMRTRRENNYILGLRLIEAKEKVGHGKWEAYLAENVRIFDKRTAQRWMKWARRVQANETWLPDPDESDKVSFSDEWYTPIEVVDAARRVLGGRFNLDPASCTEANKIVDAERFFSLRPEPGSAGIDGLNQRWEAERMFHNPPWCKDTGRFVEKVYSSFRQRDGNVYSAIVILNRGHLAMPWFAPMLAFPICIFNRDLRYRTPGGTKHSPKQGTIAVCVAPQLWRRFKEEFSPFGRIVWMDEDEEGPPQFTSADYYPDFK; encoded by the coding sequence ATGTTCGACCCCGCGATCCTGCCGATTGTCCTGCCCCTCGATACCCTGGAGGAGATCACCGCCGACATCCAAAGCCTCATGCGGACCCGTCGGGAGAATAACTACATCCTCGGGCTCCGGCTGATCGAAGCGAAGGAGAAGGTCGGTCACGGGAAGTGGGAAGCCTACCTCGCCGAGAACGTCCGCATCTTCGACAAGCGCACCGCCCAGAGATGGATGAAATGGGCACGGAGGGTCCAGGCCAACGAGACCTGGCTCCCGGACCCGGACGAAAGCGACAAAGTGTCGTTTTCAGACGAGTGGTATACCCCCATCGAGGTCGTCGATGCTGCCAGAAGGGTCCTCGGCGGGCGATTCAACCTCGATCCGGCTTCCTGCACCGAGGCCAACAAGATCGTCGACGCGGAGCGATTCTTCTCCCTGCGCCCTGAGCCGGGCTCGGCTGGGATCGATGGACTGAATCAGCGCTGGGAAGCGGAGAGGATGTTTCACAACCCGCCCTGGTGCAAGGACACCGGGAGGTTCGTCGAGAAGGTCTATTCCTCCTTCCGCCAGCGCGATGGCAATGTGTACTCCGCGATCGTGATCCTCAACCGTGGCCACCTCGCCATGCCCTGGTTCGCCCCGATGCTGGCCTTCCCGATCTGCATCTTCAATCGTGATCTCCGCTACCGCACGCCCGGAGGGACGAAGCACTCTCCGAAGCAAGGCACCATCGCCGTGTGTGTTGCCCCCCAGCTATGGCGCCGATTCAAAGAGGAGTTCTCCCCCTTCGGGAGGATCGTCTGGATGGACGAGGACGAAGAGGGTCCGCCACAGTTCACGAGCGCGGATTACTATCCGGACTTCAAGTAG
- a CDS encoding sialidase family protein: MKCDAVTVAFVLLVLVAFAPPVEAAKNLAPVACFTPSPGYGVEGTTYALDASCTTDDKTPLDRLRFRWDFQNDGVWDTSFSTGRIINVQYGAFGTKNIRLEVIDQSNLGGQTTRNILEFRTTAIPNSFGETNIDVSPLDPQKLALSVHDVPWQPGPDSVPYPAFHSSDGGAQWSPGVGPGPIYMGDTNIRFDSAGNVLVSNLIDGDVGAVRGGLIVARSTDGGATFATPTYAFNSDTLVRFKDGSLKTACANSTLRFDYPKLGADRSSTSQYRDNQYVVTRMSVDTNGDGSCDGGWFWAFRRFPAGGTDWDQAFIAGDDNADPAGDFQNIAVAQDGTVYLAGGSYGPLCPSGIGIGLLKSTDGGGSFPNPLCVFNRTPTTIPDEMWSATDPANPSRVWIAFVALQLQPVIHRDIYVIRSSDAGATWSAPVRVDDVLPDDIVDRWKPTLSVGGNGRLDIAWFDYRNSSPKTYGGSWTQPLDVYYSWSVDGGISWAPNVRLTPLAPGFGVGNDYLGIASSGTRAYVAYAQQQVPGSSWQVYVATIGH, from the coding sequence ATGAAATGTGACGCGGTGACCGTCGCATTCGTCCTGCTCGTGCTGGTGGCCTTTGCCCCTCCCGTCGAGGCGGCAAAGAATCTGGCGCCCGTCGCCTGCTTCACTCCCAGCCCAGGTTACGGGGTGGAAGGGACCACCTACGCGCTCGACGCGTCGTGCACGACGGACGACAAGACACCCCTCGACCGATTGCGCTTCCGGTGGGACTTCCAGAACGACGGCGTGTGGGACACGAGCTTCTCCACGGGGAGGATCATCAATGTCCAGTACGGAGCCTTCGGCACGAAAAACATCCGGCTCGAGGTAATCGATCAGTCCAACCTGGGAGGCCAGACCACACGGAATATCCTCGAGTTCAGGACCACGGCGATCCCGAACTCGTTTGGCGAGACGAACATCGACGTCAGTCCCCTCGACCCCCAGAAACTGGCTCTGTCGGTCCACGATGTGCCCTGGCAACCTGGGCCTGATTCAGTCCCCTATCCCGCGTTCCATTCGTCGGACGGGGGCGCCCAGTGGAGCCCGGGCGTGGGGCCGGGGCCGATCTACATGGGCGACACCAACATCCGATTCGATTCCGCCGGAAACGTCCTTGTGAGCAATCTCATCGACGGGGACGTTGGCGCCGTGCGGGGAGGCCTGATCGTGGCGCGTTCGACCGATGGTGGGGCCACCTTCGCCACCCCCACGTACGCCTTCAATTCAGACACCTTGGTGCGGTTCAAGGACGGTTCCCTGAAGACCGCCTGCGCGAACTCGACCCTTCGCTTCGATTACCCGAAACTGGGCGCCGATCGAAGCTCCACCTCCCAGTACCGGGACAATCAATACGTCGTCACGAGAATGAGCGTCGACACCAACGGGGACGGGAGCTGCGATGGTGGCTGGTTCTGGGCCTTCCGCCGCTTCCCCGCCGGGGGGACCGATTGGGACCAGGCGTTCATCGCGGGAGACGACAACGCCGACCCGGCCGGCGATTTTCAGAACATCGCCGTGGCGCAGGATGGGACGGTGTACCTCGCGGGGGGCTCCTATGGTCCTCTCTGTCCGTCTGGAATCGGTATCGGTCTCCTCAAATCGACCGACGGTGGGGGCAGCTTCCCGAATCCCCTGTGTGTATTCAACCGGACTCCCACGACGATCCCGGACGAAATGTGGAGCGCCACCGATCCCGCCAACCCCTCAAGGGTGTGGATAGCGTTCGTGGCACTACAGCTGCAGCCGGTCATTCATCGAGACATCTACGTCATCAGGTCATCGGACGCCGGCGCGACCTGGAGCGCCCCGGTCCGGGTGGACGATGTTCTTCCCGACGATATCGTAGACCGGTGGAAGCCGACTCTGTCCGTCGGCGGAAACGGCCGGCTCGACATCGCCTGGTTCGACTATCGCAACTCGAGCCCGAAGACATACGGCGGCTCGTGGACTCAGCCGCTCGACGTCTATTATTCCTGGTCGGTGGACGGCGGGATCTCCTGGGCCCCGAATGTCCGCCTCACCCCTCTCGCCCCCGGGTTCGGTGTAGGGAACGACTACCTCGGTATCGCTTCCTCGGGGACGCGCGCGTATGTCGCCTATGCACAGCAGCAGGTTCCCGGGAGCAGCTGGCAGGTGTACGTGGCGACGATCGGCCACTAG
- a CDS encoding TlpA disulfide reductase family protein: MTETALVLGLILSASALQAGAAEEPPATGSRTTLVLQDLEGRTRDLKDLEGRIVVVNFWATWCIPCRKEMPVFVRLQEHRAAEGVQVIGASADEAGNERAVQAFVQEQRIHFPIWIGATTVDMQRLGLGTALPATAIIDRDGTVVARAPGIIDEAGLNRWIDWLLGDRSAPAPSPPVGVPIPPAATGGHEHDHHHGAGVGLDGPSLVPS; the protein is encoded by the coding sequence ATGACTGAAACGGCTCTGGTGCTGGGCCTAATCCTCTCGGCCTCGGCGCTCCAGGCAGGAGCGGCCGAAGAGCCGCCGGCGACGGGGAGCCGGACTACGCTCGTGCTCCAGGATCTCGAAGGCCGCACGCGCGACCTCAAAGACCTCGAGGGCAGGATCGTGGTGGTGAACTTCTGGGCGACGTGGTGCATCCCCTGCCGCAAGGAGATGCCGGTCTTCGTCAGGCTGCAGGAGCACCGGGCGGCCGAGGGGGTGCAGGTGATCGGCGCGTCCGCGGATGAGGCAGGGAATGAACGCGCAGTCCAAGCGTTCGTTCAGGAGCAGCGCATCCATTTCCCGATCTGGATCGGCGCGACAACGGTCGACATGCAACGCCTGGGACTCGGCACGGCTCTGCCGGCGACGGCGATCATCGACCGCGACGGCACCGTGGTCGCGCGTGCGCCCGGCATCATCGACGAGGCGGGACTCAATCGGTGGATCGACTGGCTGCTCGGGGACAGATCGGCTCCCGCGCCCTCCCCACCGGTCGGAGTGCCGATCCCGCCCGCCGCCACCGGCGGCCACGAACACGATCATCACCACGGCGCGGGGGTCGGGCTGGACGGACCGTCTCTCGTCCCCAGCTGA
- a CDS encoding cupin domain-containing protein, translating to MFGSSDDSPPRRLRTGLAAGMLCAAVLGCNSGHLRPRAADEKDRTVMSQALPRMDGSHLGVTVVEVTYGPGGSSPPHSHPCPVIGYVVEGAYRTQVKGQPEAIYRAGESFYEDPNGIHLISANASDREPVRFIASFTCDQEAPLSVDVPEVESGRGGPP from the coding sequence ATGTTCGGATCTTCGGACGATTCCCCGCCACGCAGGCTGCGGACCGGACTTGCCGCAGGGATGCTGTGCGCTGCCGTGCTCGGCTGCAATTCCGGTCACCTGCGCCCCCGCGCCGCCGACGAGAAGGACCGCACCGTGATGTCCCAGGCGCTGCCCCGGATGGATGGCAGCCATCTCGGCGTCACGGTGGTGGAGGTCACGTACGGACCCGGCGGGTCCTCCCCCCCTCACAGTCATCCCTGCCCGGTGATCGGCTATGTCGTCGAAGGGGCTTACCGGACGCAGGTGAAGGGTCAGCCCGAAGCGATCTACCGGGCCGGCGAGAGCTTCTATGAAGACCCCAACGGCATTCATCTGATCTCCGCCAATGCCAGCGACAGGGAGCCGGTCCGGTTCATCGCTTCCTTCACCTGCGACCAGGAGGCGCCGCTCAGCGTCGATGTGCCGGAAGTCGAATCCGGTCGAGGTGGGCCGCCATGA
- a CDS encoding electron transfer flavoprotein-ubiquinone oxidoreductase encodes MPAGDRETLDVDVLFVGGGPAGLAGAIRLRQLLKARNETIKKEGTGTPLDLSVALLEKGREIGSHAISGAVLDPKALRELYPDFEARGCPLESPVTDDGVWFLTRHGKLPLPIVPPPLRNHGNYVASLGKVVRWLAQQAEAEGVDLFPGFAAAEPLLDGDRVIGVRTGDKGIDREGRRKANFEPGIDIRAKVTVLAEGPRGTLTKALVNRFHLDQARNPQVYAVGIKEVWECPKGSLPKGRVTHTLGFPLDRETFGGAFIYTMAEDLLDIGLVVGLDYRNPRLDPHALFQTLKTHPAIAPMLRGAKILSYGAKAIPEGGIYAMPRPHLAGCLIAGDSASMLNAMRLKGIHTAMKAGMLAAETILEALVANDTSEAFLSRYEKRFRDSWAGRELWKVRNFHAGFRGGLVPGLIHSALQMISGGRGLRDPLPSEPGHTRMRTMRAQFGDTPPPPDEVSPRYDNPLMLDKLTDVFHSGTKHDEDQPVHLLVADTSICETRCAVEYDNPCRHFCPAAVYEMVPKEGGGKRLQINASNCVHCKTCDIMDPYQIITWVPPEGGGGPEYVKL; translated from the coding sequence ATGCCGGCAGGAGATCGCGAAACGCTCGACGTGGACGTGCTGTTCGTCGGAGGGGGGCCGGCGGGACTCGCGGGCGCCATCCGGCTGCGGCAGCTCCTGAAGGCGCGCAACGAGACGATCAAGAAGGAGGGGACAGGGACGCCGCTCGATCTCTCGGTGGCCCTCCTGGAGAAGGGGAGGGAGATCGGATCGCACGCGATCTCGGGGGCGGTCCTCGATCCCAAGGCCCTGCGCGAGTTGTACCCGGATTTCGAAGCGCGCGGCTGCCCGCTCGAGAGCCCGGTCACCGACGACGGCGTCTGGTTCCTCACGCGTCACGGGAAGCTGCCGCTGCCGATCGTCCCGCCACCCCTGCGCAACCACGGCAACTACGTCGCTTCGCTCGGCAAGGTCGTCCGCTGGCTGGCGCAGCAGGCCGAAGCGGAGGGGGTCGATCTCTTCCCCGGGTTCGCGGCGGCCGAGCCGCTCCTCGACGGCGACAGGGTCATCGGCGTGCGCACGGGGGACAAGGGGATCGATCGCGAGGGCCGGAGGAAGGCGAACTTCGAGCCGGGGATCGACATTCGCGCCAAGGTCACGGTTCTCGCCGAAGGACCGCGCGGCACGCTCACCAAGGCGCTCGTCAACCGGTTCCACCTCGACCAGGCCCGGAACCCGCAAGTCTATGCGGTCGGGATCAAAGAGGTCTGGGAGTGCCCGAAGGGGAGTCTGCCGAAGGGGCGCGTCACCCACACGCTCGGGTTCCCGCTCGACCGCGAGACGTTCGGCGGGGCGTTCATCTACACCATGGCGGAGGACCTGCTCGACATCGGTCTGGTCGTCGGCCTCGACTACAGGAACCCGCGCCTCGACCCGCACGCGCTGTTCCAGACGCTGAAGACCCACCCGGCCATCGCCCCGATGCTGCGCGGTGCGAAAATCCTGTCGTACGGCGCCAAGGCGATCCCCGAGGGGGGGATCTACGCCATGCCGCGGCCGCACCTCGCGGGGTGTCTCATCGCCGGGGACTCGGCGTCGATGCTGAACGCCATGCGGCTGAAGGGGATTCACACGGCGATGAAGGCGGGGATGCTCGCCGCCGAGACGATCCTCGAGGCGCTGGTCGCGAACGACACGTCGGAGGCGTTCCTGTCACGCTACGAGAAGCGCTTCCGCGACTCGTGGGCGGGGCGCGAGCTGTGGAAGGTGCGCAACTTCCACGCCGGGTTCCGGGGCGGGCTCGTGCCGGGGCTTATCCACTCGGCGCTGCAGATGATCTCGGGGGGGCGGGGCCTGCGCGACCCTCTGCCGTCGGAGCCGGGGCACACGCGGATGCGGACCATGCGCGCCCAGTTCGGGGACACGCCGCCTCCGCCCGACGAAGTGTCGCCGCGGTACGACAATCCATTGATGCTCGACAAGCTGACCGACGTGTTCCACTCCGGCACGAAGCACGACGAGGATCAGCCGGTGCACCTCCTGGTCGCCGACACGTCGATCTGCGAGACCCGCTGCGCCGTCGAGTACGACAATCCGTGCCGGCACTTCTGCCCGGCGGCCGTCTACGAGATGGTGCCGAAGGAGGGGGGCGGCAAGCGGCTGCAGATCAACGCCAGCAACTGCGTGCACTGCAAGACCTGCGACATCATGGATCCCTATCAGATCATCACATGGGTGCCTCCGGAGGGTGGCGGCGGCCCCGAGTACGTCAAGCTCTAG
- a CDS encoding hemolysin family protein, producing MIEPHIPLYLTLAFLLVAGNAFFVAAEFAIVKVRASRIHEMVSSRLPGSHLAAELVANLDQYLSACQLGVTMVSLGLGWVGEEAFTGLLLPLLQGLGALASPTAHTIAAVLAFAIITALHIVLGELVPKRAAIRRPGRMARVAAPVLMAFNRIFYPALWLLTKTANGILSLLGLRGHEEPGLSENELRFLFAESLRKGVITHSEAEIMERATRFADRTAHDVMVPLERVVTWSFDRPIEENLALARAEKHTRYPVYDARRGDLVGVINLKALALYSEKDAADKDKAQAQDSSIVKELLRVPEDRRIDAVLKEMRRRRLHMAAVVDRQGRAIGILTMEDIIEEIFGEIEDEFETASASPAPGPQGPGTASQGAR from the coding sequence ATGATCGAGCCTCACATACCCCTGTATCTGACTCTGGCGTTCCTCCTGGTGGCGGGGAACGCCTTTTTCGTGGCGGCCGAGTTCGCCATCGTCAAGGTGCGCGCGTCGCGCATCCACGAGATGGTCTCGTCGCGTCTGCCGGGGTCGCACCTGGCGGCCGAGCTGGTCGCGAACCTCGACCAGTACCTGTCGGCCTGCCAGCTCGGGGTCACCATGGTCAGCCTCGGTCTCGGCTGGGTGGGTGAGGAGGCGTTCACCGGCCTGCTGCTTCCGCTGCTCCAGGGGCTCGGTGCGCTGGCCTCCCCGACCGCGCACACCATCGCCGCCGTCCTGGCGTTCGCGATCATCACGGCCCTGCACATCGTCCTGGGGGAGCTCGTCCCCAAGCGGGCGGCGATCCGCCGGCCGGGAAGGATGGCGCGCGTCGCCGCGCCTGTGCTGATGGCCTTCAACCGGATCTTCTACCCGGCCCTGTGGCTCCTGACGAAGACAGCCAACGGCATCCTGTCGCTGCTCGGTCTGCGCGGCCACGAGGAGCCCGGCCTGTCGGAGAACGAGCTCCGTTTCCTGTTCGCCGAGTCGCTGCGCAAGGGGGTCATCACGCACAGCGAGGCGGAGATCATGGAGCGCGCCACGCGCTTCGCCGATCGGACGGCGCACGACGTCATGGTGCCGCTCGAGCGCGTGGTCACCTGGTCGTTCGATCGCCCCATCGAGGAGAACCTGGCCCTGGCGCGCGCCGAGAAGCATACCCGCTACCCGGTGTACGACGCGCGTCGCGGGGACCTGGTCGGCGTCATCAATCTGAAGGCTCTGGCGCTCTACAGCGAGAAGGACGCCGCCGACAAGGACAAGGCGCAGGCGCAGGATTCGAGCATCGTGAAGGAGCTGCTGCGGGTCCCCGAGGACCGGCGCATCGACGCCGTCCTGAAGGAGATGCGGCGGCGCCGCCTCCATATGGCTGCGGTCGTCGATCGACAGGGAAGGGCGATCGGTATCCTGACGATGGAGGACATCATCGAGGAGATCTTCGGGGAGATCGAAGACGAATTCGAGACCGCGTCCGCATCCCCCGCGCCCGGTCCCCAGGGACCGGGAACCGCGTCGCAGGGTGCCAGGTGA
- a CDS encoding PilZ domain-containing protein, whose protein sequence is MTHNASRPVLIVAPQLETLLGLSQALLKFGFQIMTAYPQAPDVERGARMHPVLVLLCPPADAGERTACLDLIRTHFLKRGVAVLACVSNEDEGRAVQDGARGARLLVGSPLRLNDLYLKIQEVFATDRRRQLRIRTEMAVAHREPGMYHDDQFKYDSMTSLALGGCYVRTSAPLPIGTRVEMVFSVGRTERSIRALGVVRRHGSPSTGEPPGMGIEFEALPEPGRSALETFLLDQLGTLDLPAAL, encoded by the coding sequence ATGACGCACAACGCCTCCCGTCCCGTTCTGATCGTCGCCCCGCAGCTCGAGACGCTCCTCGGCCTGTCCCAGGCGCTCTTGAAATTCGGCTTCCAGATCATGACCGCCTACCCGCAGGCGCCGGACGTGGAGCGCGGAGCCCGCATGCATCCGGTGCTCGTCCTGCTCTGCCCGCCCGCCGACGCCGGCGAAAGGACCGCGTGTCTCGACCTCATCCGGACTCATTTTCTCAAGAGAGGTGTGGCCGTGCTGGCCTGCGTGTCGAACGAGGACGAGGGCCGGGCCGTCCAGGACGGGGCGCGCGGCGCGCGGCTCCTGGTCGGGAGCCCGCTGCGCCTGAACGATCTCTATCTGAAGATCCAGGAGGTCTTCGCCACCGATCGGAGGCGCCAGCTGCGCATCCGGACCGAGATGGCGGTGGCGCACCGCGAGCCCGGGATGTACCACGACGACCAGTTCAAATACGACAGCATGACGTCCCTCGCCCTCGGCGGCTGCTACGTCCGCACCAGCGCCCCCCTCCCGATCGGCACCCGCGTCGAGATGGTCTTCAGCGTCGGCAGGACCGAGCGCAGCATCCGCGCCCTCGGCGTCGTAAGGCGTCACGGCTCGCCGTCCACGGGCGAGCCGCCCGGCATGGGGATCGAGTTCGAGGCGCTTCCGGAGCCCGGGCGCTCGGCCCTGGAGACCTTCCTCCTCGACCAGCTCGGCACGCTCGACCTGCCGGCGGCGCTTTGA
- a CDS encoding alkaline phosphatase family protein, with product MPPLCANALVLCALAACLTACDGNAIADHGRVVIFGIDGADWQVIEPLVARGRLPHFKRLIEEGATGTLQSMEPSASPSLWTTIATGVRPDRHGIHGFVVEGSGGPGDAAHGEEGRAEPAGRRDDVRPVTSTMRRAPAFWNILPRYGRKVGVVGWLVTWPAEPTNGYIVSSYLPYIYNWSTGRPLKGTIVSGIPKQTFPESLVDDLESDKVKPADLPAGTVRRFYDPDRVRSLPADDRECVEGFLWSLACDETYRRIGLRLFEKYPVDLFAIYFGGVDVSSHRFWKFAHPDAMDYGVRPDEAAALGGVIDAYYVYVDGLLGEYLDRIGPETTLVVLSDHGFKAVLFPGKPTTSGHHRMQGVLALYGRGVRRDTTIEGAGLLDVLPTLLRLLNVPIARDLEGKVLEQALDAGFSGAHPATWVDTYGAAEHGGAPDESDLDRNVLERLRSLGYIN from the coding sequence ATGCCGCCGCTGTGCGCGAATGCGCTGGTGCTCTGTGCCCTGGCCGCCTGTCTCACCGCCTGCGATGGAAACGCGATCGCCGACCACGGCCGGGTCGTCATCTTCGGGATCGACGGCGCCGACTGGCAGGTGATCGAGCCGCTGGTGGCGCGCGGCCGTCTTCCGCATTTCAAGCGATTGATCGAAGAGGGGGCCACCGGGACGCTGCAGTCGATGGAGCCGTCGGCGTCCCCGTCCCTCTGGACCACCATCGCGACCGGGGTGCGGCCGGATCGTCACGGCATCCACGGCTTCGTCGTCGAGGGGAGCGGCGGGCCGGGGGACGCGGCGCACGGCGAGGAGGGGAGGGCGGAGCCGGCGGGCCGGCGTGACGACGTGCGTCCGGTCACGAGCACCATGCGGCGCGCCCCGGCCTTCTGGAACATCCTGCCGCGCTACGGGCGCAAGGTCGGGGTCGTCGGCTGGCTGGTCACCTGGCCGGCGGAGCCGACGAACGGCTACATCGTTTCCTCCTACCTGCCATACATCTACAACTGGTCCACCGGCCGCCCGCTCAAGGGGACGATTGTTTCGGGGATACCGAAGCAGACCTTCCCGGAGTCCCTGGTCGACGATCTGGAGAGCGACAAGGTGAAGCCCGCCGACCTGCCGGCCGGGACGGTGCGCCGGTTCTACGACCCGGACCGCGTCCGGTCCCTGCCGGCCGACGACCGCGAGTGCGTCGAGGGGTTCCTGTGGAGCCTGGCCTGCGACGAGACGTATCGCCGCATCGGGCTCCGGCTGTTCGAGAAGTACCCGGTCGATCTGTTCGCGATCTATTTCGGCGGCGTCGACGTCTCCTCGCACCGCTTCTGGAAATTCGCCCACCCGGACGCCATGGATTACGGCGTCAGGCCCGACGAGGCGGCCGCCCTGGGGGGCGTCATCGACGCCTACTACGTCTATGTGGACGGGCTCCTGGGGGAGTATCTCGACCGGATCGGCCCGGAGACGACGCTCGTCGTCCTCTCCGATCATGGGTTCAAGGCGGTCCTCTTTCCGGGGAAGCCGACGACCTCGGGGCATCACCGCATGCAAGGGGTCCTGGCGCTCTACGGGCGCGGCGTGCGACGCGACACGACGATCGAGGGGGCGGGGCTCCTGGACGTGCTGCCGACGCTTCTGCGGCTCCTCAACGTACCGATCGCCCGCGACCTGGAGGGGAAGGTCCTCGAGCAGGCGCTCGACGCGGGCTTCTCCGGGGCGCATCCGGCCACGTGGGTGGACACCTACGGCGCGGCGGAGCACGGAGGGGCGCCCGACGAGTCGGACCTCGACCGCAACGTCCTCGAGAGACTGCGCTCTCTCGGCTACATCAACTGA
- a CDS encoding outer membrane beta-barrel protein: MINAKRLLSALTVLLAAFLFVPDASAQARPYRGGFHRGFELNGYLTYFNFEKSTDLDGDTGVGFRFGYLYNPQQEVEFLIDSVSTTGAIRDSTGAIIGIADDNITHFQTAYVFNFTSHDVVPYLTAGVGFLSTDDSALGTETDLTFGLGGGVRFFLGRVLYARVEARQNFFSGNLPVFSDSESFSFQEVSFGVGWRFPTR; encoded by the coding sequence ATGATCAACGCGAAACGACTGCTGTCCGCTCTGACTGTCCTCCTCGCAGCTTTCCTGTTCGTCCCGGACGCCTCGGCGCAGGCGCGGCCCTATCGCGGCGGTTTCCACCGCGGGTTCGAGCTCAACGGCTACCTGACCTATTTCAATTTCGAGAAAAGCACCGACCTGGACGGCGACACCGGAGTCGGTTTCCGCTTCGGCTACCTCTACAACCCGCAGCAGGAGGTCGAATTCCTGATCGATAGCGTCTCGACCACCGGCGCCATCCGTGACAGCACCGGTGCCATCATCGGCATCGCGGACGACAACATCACGCATTTCCAGACGGCCTACGTCTTCAACTTCACCTCGCACGACGTCGTTCCCTACCTCACCGCGGGAGTGGGCTTCCTCAGCACGGATGACTCGGCGCTCGGAACCGAAACGGACCTGACGTTCGGTCTTGGTGGCGGCGTCCGCTTCTTCCTGGGACGAGTCCTCTATGCGCGCGTCGAGGCCCGTCAGAATTTCTTCTCGGGGAACCTGCCGGTGTTTTCGGACAGCGAGAGCTTCAGCTTTCAGGAGGTCTCGTTCGGCGTCGGCTGGCGCTTCCCGACGCGCTGA